One Fusobacterium ulcerans DNA segment encodes these proteins:
- a CDS encoding acetylxylan esterase, with protein MPLSVDMPLEQLKKYHGSSKRPENFDEYWSDILKKRKKLPVNVRIEKNEFETPFCKCYDMFFQGEEEAIIHVKVLKPKNILGKIPGIIEFHGYGGCSKDWTYKLPYVACGIAVFSMECRGQMGDSTDSFGAENHFRNCNLIRGVMKPEDLYYKKVFLDALTLADIVMEFDYIDTEKIGAMGYSQGGGIALALAALNKNIRKVFAVYPFLSDYKRCWNMDTGAAYEEIKDYFRQRDPQHKREEEFFNNLGYIDIQNMAHWIKADVVMTTGLMDKVCPPSTQFAVYNKLLCRKKHLIFPEYGHEDMLNGLQDENIKWAMELLND; from the coding sequence ATGCCATTAAGTGTAGATATGCCATTAGAGCAATTAAAAAAATATCACGGAAGCAGTAAAAGACCTGAAAATTTTGATGAATACTGGTCAGATATACTAAAAAAGAGGAAGAAACTTCCTGTTAATGTAAGAATAGAAAAAAATGAATTTGAAACTCCTTTTTGTAAATGTTATGACATGTTTTTTCAAGGAGAAGAGGAAGCAATTATACATGTGAAAGTTTTGAAGCCTAAAAATATATTGGGAAAAATTCCTGGAATAATAGAATTTCATGGTTATGGAGGTTGCAGTAAAGATTGGACTTACAAACTTCCCTATGTAGCTTGTGGAATAGCAGTATTTTCTATGGAATGCAGAGGTCAGATGGGAGATTCTACAGATAGTTTTGGTGCTGAGAATCATTTTAGAAACTGTAATCTCATAAGAGGAGTTATGAAACCAGAGGATCTGTATTATAAAAAAGTATTTTTAGATGCTCTCACTCTGGCAGATATTGTAATGGAATTTGATTATATAGATACTGAAAAAATTGGAGCAATGGGCTATTCTCAAGGTGGAGGAATAGCCTTAGCTCTAGCAGCTTTAAATAAAAATATAAGAAAAGTTTTTGCTGTATATCCATTTTTAAGTGACTATAAGAGATGCTGGAATATGGATACAGGAGCTGCTTATGAAGAAATAAAAGATTACTTCAGGCAGAGAGATCCACAGCATAAAAGAGAAGAGGAATTTTTTAATAATCTGGGATATATTGATATTCAGAATATGGCTCACTGGATAAAAGCTGATGTTGTAATGACAACTGGACTTATGGATAAAGTATGTCCTCCATCTACCCAATTTGCTGTATATAATAAATTACTATGCAGAAAAAAACATTTGATATTTCCAGAGTATGGACATGAGGATATGCTCAATGGATTACAGGATGAAAATATAAAATGGGCTATGGAACTTTTGAATGATTAG
- a CDS encoding ROK family protein — MKIAGIDIGGTMIKYGLISLNGEISAGGEIPTEAEKGVDNLFQKISDIVELYSKEELLGIAVSGTGQIDGSIGKVIGGNDIIPGWIGTNLVEKLEQKFSLPAVLENDVNCAALGEKWLGAGRGKKDFICVTIGTGVGGGIIMNEDILRGDTCVAGEFGHIQIIKNGLECMCGKKGCYERYASATALVRMIREKTGLKLNGKEIFARERAGETVFKEIVEEWIDYLTDGLSTITYIFNPSLIVIGGGVTKQGDYLLERVNKSLTSKIGVNYKKNLSIRFAELGNNAGMLGAVYLLLKKTGKLQ, encoded by the coding sequence TTGAAGATAGCAGGTATAGATATTGGTGGAACAATGATAAAATATGGACTGATATCTCTAAATGGAGAGATATCTGCTGGAGGAGAAATACCTACAGAAGCTGAAAAAGGTGTAGATAATCTATTCCAGAAAATATCTGATATAGTGGAACTTTATTCAAAAGAGGAACTTTTAGGAATAGCTGTTTCTGGTACTGGTCAGATAGATGGAAGTATTGGAAAAGTTATAGGAGGGAATGATATCATTCCTGGGTGGATAGGAACTAATTTAGTAGAAAAATTGGAACAAAAATTTTCTCTTCCAGCAGTTTTAGAAAATGATGTAAACTGTGCAGCCCTTGGTGAAAAATGGCTGGGAGCAGGAAGAGGCAAAAAAGATTTTATATGTGTAACTATTGGAACAGGTGTAGGAGGAGGGATTATCATGAATGAGGATATCCTGAGAGGAGATACTTGTGTAGCAGGAGAATTTGGACATATACAGATAATAAAGAATGGACTTGAATGTATGTGTGGAAAAAAAGGGTGCTACGAGAGATATGCTTCAGCTACAGCTTTAGTCAGAATGATCAGAGAAAAAACAGGACTTAAATTAAATGGAAAAGAGATATTTGCAAGAGAGAGAGCAGGAGAAACTGTATTTAAAGAGATAGTAGAAGAATGGATAGATTATCTTACAGATGGTTTAAGTACTATTACATATATTTTCAATCCATCTCTTATAGTTATTGGTGGAGGAGTTACAAAGCAGGGAGACTATCTTCTTGAAAGAGTAAATAAAAGTCTCACATCAAAAATTGGAGTAAATTACAAAAAGAATCTTTCTATAAGATTTGCAGAACTTGGAAATAATGCTGGAATGTTGGGAGCAGTATATCTTTTGCTTAAAAAGACAGGGAAGCTTCAATAA